From a single Armatimonadota bacterium genomic region:
- a CDS encoding sulfatase, protein MNVIVIVSDTCRKDHLGCYGNEWMHTENLDALAAESVIFENCLLGSFPTLPHRADCFLGRYGFPFYGWGPMPKDIPSLAEVLTKNGYVTQIIHDTPHIASRDHFYHRGFQGQHWNRGQEGDCCFTRANDEPGLQMEWSADKDRYDEREFRNHTLQRLDHPGEMGHHSARTALDVCRWLETNYRADRFFLWVDMFDPHEPWDAPDWFTQLYFPGEPNGEKVRHPRYDTTEYLNEDELNWLHAAYCGELTLVDKWIGAIVTKVRELGLLEDTAIIFTSDHGFYLGEHGRTGKSATGGPPWPMYREIVDEPLLIRLPDGPRGVRVDPLVQAVDLRPTILDLCGVEDEARGHGKSLGPILDGQKVRLREIAISAARTHDRQRPGARATITHEDGWALILGTPEQEPELYNLNQDPRQEKNVCEDNRVMALEIAAMFRAAMSFIGAGEEITRQWVL, encoded by the coding sequence ATGAATGTGATCGTGATAGTGTCGGACACGTGCCGAAAGGATCACCTTGGCTGCTATGGAAATGAGTGGATGCACACGGAGAACCTGGACGCCCTTGCGGCTGAATCGGTGATCTTCGAAAACTGCCTGCTGGGGTCGTTCCCGACCCTCCCTCACAGGGCAGACTGCTTCCTGGGGCGCTACGGGTTTCCGTTCTACGGCTGGGGACCGATGCCGAAGGACATCCCGTCGCTGGCGGAAGTGCTGACAAAGAACGGTTATGTGACCCAGATTATCCACGATACGCCGCATATCGCCAGCCGGGACCACTTCTACCATCGGGGCTTTCAGGGGCAGCACTGGAACCGGGGGCAGGAAGGGGACTGCTGCTTCACGCGGGCCAATGATGAGCCGGGCCTGCAGATGGAGTGGTCCGCGGACAAAGACCGATACGACGAGCGGGAGTTCCGCAACCACACGTTGCAGCGACTGGATCATCCGGGGGAAATGGGGCATCATTCCGCGCGCACGGCCCTGGATGTGTGCCGGTGGCTGGAGACCAATTACAGGGCGGATCGGTTCTTCCTGTGGGTGGATATGTTCGACCCCCACGAGCCGTGGGATGCTCCCGACTGGTTCACCCAACTATACTTCCCCGGCGAGCCCAATGGCGAGAAGGTCCGACACCCCCGGTACGACACTACGGAGTACCTCAACGAGGATGAACTGAACTGGCTGCACGCGGCATACTGTGGCGAGTTGACGCTAGTGGACAAGTGGATCGGGGCAATCGTGACGAAGGTGCGGGAACTGGGCCTGCTGGAGGACACGGCAATCATCTTCACGTCCGACCACGGCTTCTACCTCGGGGAGCATGGGCGTACCGGGAAGAGCGCCACGGGTGGGCCACCGTGGCCAATGTACCGGGAGATCGTGGATGAGCCACTGCTGATTAGACTGCCTGACGGACCGCGCGGGGTGAGAGTGGACCCGCTTGTGCAGGCGGTGGATCTGCGGCCGACAATCCTGGATCTGTGCGGGGTAGAAGACGAGGCGCGCGGGCACGGGAAAAGCCTGGGGCCGATCCTCGACGGGCAGAAGGTGCGACTGCGGGAGATCGCCATATCCGCGGCGCGGACCCACGACCGGCAGAGGCCAGGAGCGCGGGCGACGATCACCCATGAGGACGGCTGGGCGCTGATCCTGGGCACTCCGGAACAGGAACCCGAACTATACAACCTGAACCAGGACCCGCGGCAGGAGAAGAACGTCTGTGAGGACAACCGCGTGATGGCGCTGGAGATTGCGGCGATGTTCCGGGCAGCGATGAGTTTCATCGGCGCGGGTGAAGAGATCACGCGGCAGTGGGTGCTTTGA